In Streptomyces sclerotialus, one genomic interval encodes:
- a CDS encoding DeoR/GlpR family DNA-binding transcription regulator produces MRRADVQQERRQRIREQVAAEGFVRTAELAREYAVSIMTIHRDLDVLQSQGWLRKVRGGASSLPSLLFHGDLSERMHAMNATKHRLARAALRMLAPGQAVMIDESTTCLALAQHLTERAPLTVISNFLPVIKLLAGEPGISLLALGGSYYPAYDAFLGPHTAESVRSFRADVLFMSTTAVTGDTCYHQSQETVQVKRALMNRAGRRVLLVDHTKFTRQGIYALAPLTDFDTVLVDDALPVAELRRMRDLGVPVTTVSGG; encoded by the coding sequence GTGCGGCGGGCGGACGTCCAGCAGGAGCGGCGGCAGCGCATCCGCGAACAGGTCGCCGCCGAGGGCTTCGTGCGCACCGCGGAGCTCGCGCGGGAGTACGCGGTCAGCATCATGACGATCCACCGCGACCTCGACGTCCTCCAGTCGCAGGGCTGGTTGCGGAAGGTGCGGGGCGGCGCCTCCTCGCTGCCCTCGCTGCTCTTCCACGGCGATCTCAGCGAGCGCATGCACGCCATGAACGCGACCAAACACCGGCTCGCCAGGGCCGCACTGCGGATGCTCGCCCCCGGCCAGGCAGTCATGATCGACGAGTCCACGACCTGCCTCGCGCTGGCCCAGCACCTCACCGAACGCGCCCCGCTCACCGTGATCAGCAACTTCCTGCCGGTCATCAAGCTGCTGGCGGGGGAGCCCGGCATCAGCCTCCTCGCCCTGGGCGGCTCCTACTACCCGGCGTACGACGCGTTCCTCGGCCCGCACACCGCCGAGTCGGTCCGCTCCTTCCGCGCGGACGTGCTGTTCATGTCCACCACGGCCGTCACCGGCGACACCTGTTACCACCAGTCGCAGGAGACGGTGCAGGTCAAGCGGGCGCTGATGAACCGGGCCGGGCGCCGGGTGCTGCTCGTGGACCACACCAAGTTCACCCGCCAGGGCATCTACGCGCTGGCCCCGCTCACCGACTTCGACACCGTCCTCGTCGACGACGCCCTGCCGGTCGCCGAACTGCGCCGGATGCGGGACCTCGGCGTGCCGGTGACGACCGTCAGCGGCGGGTAG
- a CDS encoding MFS transporter, whose translation MASDAPPPTGPPYAERRPAWTDRLGIPRGLAWGFLGVLVFMIGDGVESGYLSPYLVEQGLSAQRVAMLFTVYGITASVAAWLSGALSDLWGPRRVMMAGFGAWIGFQVLMLAIAVPSMNYPLLLLSYGLRGIGYPLFAFGFLVWIAATAPEKRLGTAVGWFWFAFTGGLPTLGSLTASFLVPQIGAYRTLWFSLGLVVLGGLIALLLVRERTGFARLAPAGERPLATLFGSLALLGRNPRIGAGAVVRMINTVPEFGFLVCLPAFFTQTVGLSLSQWLRLLSVMFAVNIVFNLVFGVLGDRIGWRRTVAWCGGFGCTVTSLLLYYVPTVLGGQYALCLLVAGLFGATLAGYVPLSALMPSLAPAHKGQAMAALNLGAGASTFVGPALVAVFLGPLGVQGVIWIFAGLYALSGVLALWLRTPAERDARPSVPSAPAAVGASEGV comes from the coding sequence GTGGCCAGTGACGCTCCCCCACCGACCGGGCCGCCGTACGCGGAGCGGCGGCCTGCCTGGACCGACCGGCTCGGCATCCCGCGCGGGCTGGCCTGGGGATTCCTCGGCGTGCTCGTCTTCATGATCGGTGACGGTGTCGAGTCCGGGTACCTTTCGCCGTACCTCGTGGAACAGGGCCTGTCCGCGCAGCGGGTGGCGATGCTGTTCACGGTGTACGGCATCACGGCGTCCGTCGCCGCGTGGCTGTCCGGCGCGCTGTCGGACCTGTGGGGACCGCGCCGGGTCATGATGGCGGGGTTCGGTGCCTGGATCGGCTTCCAGGTGCTCATGCTGGCGATCGCGGTGCCCTCGATGAACTATCCGCTGCTGCTCCTCAGCTACGGCCTGCGCGGCATCGGCTATCCGCTCTTCGCCTTCGGCTTCCTGGTGTGGATCGCGGCGACGGCACCGGAGAAGCGGCTCGGCACGGCCGTCGGCTGGTTCTGGTTCGCCTTCACCGGCGGGCTGCCGACGCTCGGTTCGCTCACCGCGAGCTTCCTCGTCCCGCAGATCGGGGCCTACCGCACCCTGTGGTTCTCGCTCGGCCTGGTCGTCCTCGGCGGGCTGATCGCGTTGCTGCTCGTCCGCGAGCGGACCGGTTTCGCGCGGCTGGCCCCGGCCGGTGAACGGCCGCTGGCCACGCTCTTCGGCAGCCTGGCGCTGCTGGGGCGCAATCCGCGGATCGGTGCCGGGGCCGTCGTCCGCATGATCAATACGGTGCCGGAGTTCGGCTTCCTGGTCTGCCTGCCGGCGTTCTTCACGCAGACCGTCGGGCTGAGCCTGTCGCAGTGGCTGCGCCTGCTGTCCGTGATGTTCGCGGTCAACATCGTCTTCAACCTGGTCTTCGGTGTGCTCGGGGACCGGATCGGCTGGCGGCGCACGGTCGCCTGGTGCGGCGGCTTCGGCTGCACGGTCACCTCGCTGCTGCTGTACTACGTGCCGACCGTGCTGGGCGGGCAGTACGCGCTGTGCCTGCTGGTGGCCGGCCTGTTCGGCGCGACGCTGGCCGGGTACGTGCCGCTCTCCGCGCTGATGCCGTCGCTCGCCCCCGCGCACAAGGGCCAGGCGATGGCGGCCCTCAATCTGGGCGCCGGTGCCAGTACGTTCGTCGGCCCGGCCCTGGTCGCGGTCTTCCTCGGGCCGCTCGGTGTGCAGGGCGTCATCTGGATCTTCGCCGGTCTGTACGCGCTGAGCGGGGTGCTGGCCCTGTGGCTGCGGACGCCCGCCGAACGCGACGCCCGGCCCTCCGTCCCGTCCGCCCCGGCCGCCGTCGGCGCCTCCGAAGGAGTGTGA
- a CDS encoding FGGY family carbohydrate kinase: protein MSVLSIDVGTSLIKSVVYDAGGHEVAVARRATEVDRPHPGWAEQDMDAVWDAVVHTVREALAAVRDRGAAPVWLVTFTAQGDGCWLVDEDGRPTGPAVLWSDGRAADTVTEWQRAGVLADAFRRNGSLTFAGLPNALLTWFAEHDPERPARSATALTAAGWLFLRLTGERVIDESDASAPFLDHATGTYDQEVIDLFGLRWAERLLPDVVGDDRRIAEITTAAAAELGVPAGLPVVMAPYDIAATARGIGVVNPGQACAVLGTTLCAEVVRTAVDTTGEPSGINIAYRGRERVLRAFPTLSGTEVLNWTAGVLGLSGAAELCAEAFRSAPGAHGLAFLPYLSPAGERAPFLDPRARGTFWGLSLEHSRADIARGVLEGLSLTLRDALTASRTEVSELRLCGGGARSDAWCGLIADVTGVPTTRSTDTELGAKGAFLTGLVLTGAESSMHRAADTYVHMGPAWEPDPERAALYTERYAAFLSWRALARDAGWQPYAPKDRQPYAPKEEN, encoded by the coding sequence GTGTCCGTACTCTCCATCGACGTCGGCACCTCGCTGATCAAGTCCGTGGTCTACGACGCCGGGGGCCACGAGGTGGCCGTCGCCCGGCGCGCCACCGAGGTCGACCGCCCGCATCCCGGCTGGGCCGAGCAGGACATGGACGCCGTGTGGGACGCGGTGGTGCACACCGTGCGGGAGGCGCTCGCCGCGGTGCGGGACCGGGGCGCCGCACCGGTGTGGCTGGTCACCTTCACGGCGCAGGGCGACGGCTGCTGGCTGGTGGACGAGGACGGCCGGCCCACCGGTCCCGCCGTCCTGTGGTCCGACGGACGGGCCGCGGACACGGTCACCGAGTGGCAGCGCGCCGGGGTCCTGGCGGACGCCTTCCGCCGCAACGGCTCGCTCACCTTCGCGGGCCTGCCGAACGCGCTCCTCACCTGGTTCGCCGAGCACGACCCCGAGCGGCCGGCCCGTTCCGCCACCGCGCTCACCGCCGCCGGCTGGCTCTTCCTCCGGCTCACCGGCGAGCGGGTGATCGACGAGTCGGACGCCTCGGCGCCCTTCCTCGACCACGCGACCGGCACGTACGACCAGGAGGTCATCGACCTCTTCGGGCTCCGGTGGGCCGAGCGGCTGCTGCCCGACGTGGTCGGCGACGACCGGCGCATCGCCGAGATCACCACGGCGGCCGCCGCCGAACTCGGCGTGCCCGCCGGGCTGCCCGTCGTCATGGCCCCGTACGACATCGCCGCCACCGCACGCGGCATCGGTGTGGTCAATCCAGGCCAGGCGTGCGCCGTCCTCGGCACCACGCTCTGCGCGGAGGTGGTCCGCACGGCCGTCGACACCACCGGCGAGCCGAGCGGCATCAACATCGCCTACCGCGGCCGGGAACGCGTACTCCGCGCCTTCCCCACCCTCTCCGGCACCGAGGTCCTGAACTGGACCGCCGGGGTGCTCGGCCTCTCCGGCGCGGCGGAACTGTGCGCCGAGGCGTTCCGCTCCGCGCCCGGCGCCCACGGCCTGGCCTTCCTGCCGTACCTCTCCCCCGCCGGCGAACGTGCGCCCTTCCTGGACCCGCGCGCCCGCGGCACCTTCTGGGGGCTGAGCCTGGAGCACTCCCGGGCCGACATCGCCCGCGGCGTCCTCGAAGGGCTCTCACTCACCCTGCGCGACGCGCTCACCGCCTCCCGTACGGAGGTCAGCGAACTGCGGCTGTGCGGCGGCGGGGCGCGGAGCGACGCGTGGTGCGGCCTGATCGCGGACGTCACGGGCGTGCCCACCACCCGCTCCACCGACACCGAACTGGGCGCGAAGGGCGCCTTCCTCACCGGTCTCGTCCTCACCGGCGCCGAGTCCAGCATGCACCGCGCCGCCGACACGTACGTCCACATGGGCCCCGCCTGGGAGCCAGACCCGGAGCGCGCCGCGCTCTACACCGAGCGGTACGCCGCCTTCCTGTCCTGGCGCGCACTGGCCCGCGACGCCGGGTGGCAGCCGTACGCCCCGAAGGACCGGCAGCCGTACGCCCCGAAGGAGGAGAACTGA
- a CDS encoding FGGY-family carbohydrate kinase, giving the protein MPRHPDPVRLGLDLGTQSARAVAVDAGGRVLAAASRPLHSSRTGARHEQDPEEWWHALAAACREAFADIDPPRVTALALDGTSGTILLADADGTPLTPGLMYDDGRAAAQAVRVNEAGATVWEELGYHAMQPSWALPKLLWLLEHSAAATVPGTRLLHQVDLITWRLAGRQVASDAGHALKTGYHLLAECWPEKELAALGVPGSLLPEVVRPGTVLGTVCAAAARATGIPEGVQIVAGMTDGCAAQIGAGALTPGAWNSVLGTTLVLKGVSPRLVRDPGGLVYCHRGPGDVWLPGAASSSGAGALTREFPGADLADLTERAVRGGPSAARGGHDAVAYPLAGSGGERFPFRAPDARPFVLGEPADEAERFHAHLLGVACLERLCFDYLDHLGAPVDGPLTLTGGGTRNTYWNQLRADVLGRTVTLPEHAEGALGMAVLAATADGTPLTEAAAAMVRDRAELRPDPARTARFVPAYLAFVAALNDRGLLAPDVAEHAVRKAQQ; this is encoded by the coding sequence ATGCCCCGCCACCCCGACCCCGTACGGCTCGGCCTCGACCTGGGCACCCAGAGCGCCCGCGCCGTCGCCGTGGACGCCGGCGGCCGGGTGCTCGCCGCCGCCTCCCGGCCGCTGCACAGCAGCCGTACCGGCGCGCGGCACGAGCAGGACCCCGAGGAGTGGTGGCACGCGCTGGCCGCGGCCTGCCGCGAAGCCTTCGCGGACATCGACCCGCCACGGGTGACCGCCCTCGCCCTGGACGGCACGTCCGGCACGATCCTGCTCGCCGACGCGGACGGCACCCCGCTCACCCCCGGCCTGATGTACGACGACGGACGCGCCGCAGCGCAGGCCGTACGGGTCAACGAGGCCGGCGCGACGGTGTGGGAGGAGCTGGGTTACCACGCCATGCAGCCTTCGTGGGCACTGCCGAAGCTGCTGTGGCTGCTGGAGCACTCCGCGGCCGCCACCGTCCCGGGGACCCGGTTGCTGCACCAAGTGGACCTGATCACCTGGCGGCTGGCGGGCCGCCAGGTGGCGAGCGACGCCGGCCACGCCCTGAAGACGGGCTACCACCTGCTCGCGGAGTGCTGGCCGGAGAAGGAGCTCGCCGCGCTCGGCGTGCCGGGCTCCCTGCTGCCGGAGGTGGTACGTCCCGGCACCGTGCTCGGTACGGTGTGCGCCGCCGCGGCGCGCGCCACCGGCATCCCCGAAGGCGTGCAGATCGTCGCGGGCATGACGGACGGCTGCGCAGCGCAGATCGGGGCCGGCGCGCTCACTCCCGGCGCGTGGAACTCCGTCCTCGGCACCACGCTCGTCCTCAAGGGCGTCAGCCCGCGCCTGGTCCGCGACCCCGGCGGCCTCGTCTACTGCCACCGCGGCCCGGGGGACGTCTGGCTGCCCGGTGCCGCGTCCAGCAGCGGCGCGGGCGCACTGACCCGCGAGTTCCCGGGCGCGGACCTGGCGGACCTGACCGAGCGGGCCGTACGCGGCGGCCCGTCCGCGGCGCGCGGGGGCCACGACGCCGTCGCGTATCCACTGGCCGGTTCGGGCGGGGAGCGTTTCCCCTTCCGGGCGCCCGACGCGCGGCCGTTCGTGCTGGGCGAGCCGGCCGACGAGGCGGAGCGCTTCCACGCCCACCTGCTCGGCGTCGCCTGCCTCGAACGGCTCTGCTTCGACTACCTCGACCACCTCGGCGCCCCGGTCGACGGGCCGCTCACCCTCACCGGCGGCGGCACCCGCAATACGTACTGGAACCAGCTGCGCGCCGACGTGCTCGGCCGGACCGTCACCCTGCCCGAACACGCCGAGGGCGCCCTCGGCATGGCCGTGCTCGCCGCCACCGCCGACGGCACCCCGCTCACCGAGGCCGCCGCCGCGATGGTCCGCGACCGCGCCGAACTCCGCCCAGATCCCGCCCGCACCGCCCGCTTCGTCCCCGCCTACCTGGCGTTCGTGGCCGCGCTGAACGACCGCGGCCTGCTCGCCCCCGACGTGGCCGAGCACGCCGTCAGAAAGGCCCAGCAGTGA
- a CDS encoding histidine phosphatase family protein: protein MTDFLLVRHGETVWHAENRYAGRTDVALTERGHAQAAELAAWAAGARIDAVVSSPLSRARLTAEPAAHALGLTPRIDERLVEVDFGRGDGLTRTEMREVFPERLDAFLADPVTHHLPGGEDPERAAARAAACLAGLAGELPEGRVLVVAHSTLVRLLLCRELGIPLGTYRTVFPALENGALTELRLRDGQASLLRLNAPCAVPVPGIH, encoded by the coding sequence GTGACCGACTTCCTTCTGGTACGCCACGGCGAGACCGTCTGGCACGCGGAGAACCGCTACGCCGGGCGCACCGACGTCGCCCTCACCGAACGCGGCCACGCGCAGGCGGCGGAGCTGGCCGCCTGGGCCGCCGGGGCCCGCATCGACGCGGTGGTCTCCTCCCCGCTCTCCCGCGCCCGGCTCACCGCCGAGCCGGCCGCGCACGCCCTGGGCCTGACACCGCGCATCGACGAGCGCCTGGTGGAGGTCGACTTCGGGCGGGGTGACGGGCTCACCCGGACGGAGATGCGGGAGGTGTTCCCGGAGCGGCTGGACGCGTTCCTCGCCGACCCCGTCACCCATCACCTCCCCGGCGGCGAGGACCCCGAGCGGGCCGCCGCGCGGGCCGCGGCCTGCCTCGCCGGCCTCGCCGGGGAACTGCCCGAAGGGCGTGTCCTCGTCGTCGCCCACTCCACCCTCGTCCGTCTGCTGCTCTGCCGCGAGCTCGGCATTCCCCTCGGTACGTACCGCACGGTCTTCCCGGCGCTGGAGAACGGCGCCCTCACCGAACTGCGTCTCCGCGACGGGCAGGCGTCGTTGCTGCGTCTGAACGCCCCCTGTGCCGTGCCCGTTCCCGGCATCCACTGA
- a CDS encoding 2-hydroxyacid dehydrogenase, translating to MSTTVLAAGDHFVLPRLLAEQVGAATGGAAEVRELLLPWPHTPFGPVAEVQEASGTEDQMIEALQGVRVCVTQLAPLTERILAHCPDLELFCASRGGPVNANLEAATRHGVAVCYAPGRNAVATAEHTLALILAAARGLGDVHTDLRRGVWRGDYFDYDNCGIEIEGATVGLVGFGAVGSRVAKVLLALGATVLVHDPYADPERLAGIAEQVSLEELLSRSRIVSLHARVTEETTGMLGRKQLDLMPEGAVLVNCARGALLDYDAACDALASGRLSAAGFDVFPEEPVPAGSPLLTAPGVVLTPHIAGGSQGVAHKAARIVGAEVGRFVRGEALSHCANPEVLERR from the coding sequence ATGTCCACCACCGTCCTCGCCGCGGGCGACCACTTCGTCCTGCCCCGTCTGCTCGCCGAACAGGTCGGCGCCGCGACCGGCGGCGCCGCCGAGGTCCGCGAACTGCTGCTGCCCTGGCCGCACACCCCCTTCGGGCCGGTCGCCGAGGTCCAGGAGGCCTCCGGCACCGAGGACCAGATGATCGAGGCGCTCCAGGGCGTCCGCGTCTGCGTCACCCAGCTGGCCCCGCTCACCGAACGCATCCTCGCCCACTGCCCCGACCTGGAACTCTTCTGCGCCAGCCGTGGCGGCCCGGTCAACGCCAACCTTGAAGCGGCCACCCGGCACGGCGTCGCCGTCTGCTACGCGCCCGGCCGCAACGCCGTGGCCACCGCGGAGCACACCCTGGCACTCATCCTCGCCGCGGCCCGCGGCCTCGGCGACGTCCACACCGACCTGCGACGCGGCGTCTGGCGGGGCGACTACTTCGACTACGACAACTGCGGCATCGAGATCGAGGGCGCGACCGTCGGGCTGGTCGGCTTCGGTGCGGTCGGCAGCCGGGTCGCCAAGGTGCTGCTCGCGCTCGGCGCGACGGTGCTGGTCCACGACCCGTACGCCGATCCGGAGCGGCTGGCGGGCATCGCCGAGCAGGTCTCCCTGGAAGAGCTGCTGAGCCGCTCGCGCATCGTCTCGCTGCACGCCCGGGTCACCGAGGAGACCACCGGCATGCTCGGCCGGAAGCAGCTCGACCTCATGCCCGAGGGGGCCGTACTGGTCAACTGTGCCCGCGGCGCCCTGCTCGACTACGACGCCGCCTGTGACGCGCTCGCCTCCGGCCGGCTCTCCGCCGCCGGCTTCGACGTCTTCCCCGAGGAGCCGGTCCCCGCAGGGTCGCCCCTGCTCACCGCCCCCGGCGTCGTCCTCACCCCGCACATCGCGGGCGGCAGCCAGGGCGTCGCCCACAAGGCCGCCCGGATCGTGGGAGCCGAAGTGGGCCGCTTCGTCCGCGGCGAGGCCCTGTCCCACTGCGCCAACCCGGAGGTACTGGAGCGCCGCTGA
- a CDS encoding chaplin has product MAKFTALTALATTALFGGATAASAHGGGGGGASAVGGAAGSPGVLSGNVLQVPVSVPINACGNTVDIIGLLNPAFGNSCAGTVPQQQNHNNHHHNNHHNNHHHNHHNNHHNGR; this is encoded by the coding sequence ATGGCGAAGTTCACCGCTCTTACGGCTCTTGCGACCACCGCGCTCTTCGGCGGGGCGACCGCCGCCTCCGCGCACGGTGGCGGCGGTGGCGGCGCCTCCGCCGTGGGCGGCGCCGCGGGTTCCCCCGGTGTGCTGTCGGGCAATGTGCTCCAGGTTCCGGTCAGCGTCCCGATCAACGCCTGCGGTAACACCGTCGACATCATCGGCCTTCTGAACCCGGCCTTCGGCAACAGCTGCGCCGGCACCGTTCCGCAGCAGCAGAACCACAACAACCACCACCACAACAACCACCACAACAACCACCACCACAACCACCACAACAATCACCACAACGGGCGCTGA
- a CDS encoding galactose oxidase-like domain-containing protein gives MRFRPSPRTRKMAVGALALSAVGAMNAPAVIGYASHKYHEYKINQPSYKARYGHWDLVDVPERYRINSIHAALLHTGKVLMIAGSGNDEKNFDAGTFQSVLWDPVKNTFKEIHTPKDMFCAGHAQLPGGKLLVAGGTRRYEKLKGDVTRAGGLMVVKNEDPDKPRTLPKGTVFRSPKGVEYRSQFPVVVPRAKKSATPDGSGKLRVTAREARVFVEAVRRGKAGVTNAAAQYSIKGLKGADARNHYGLATKLGLDKKDFQGLKDAYEFDPVAERYLRVDPMREARWYPTLVTLKSGKVLAVSGLDDMGQIIPGKNEIYDPRTRKWSKGPNRYFPTYPALFLTGDGTLFYSGSNAGYGPAEKGRVPGIWNVKKNTFTPVPGLPQPGLTETSASVLLPPAQKQQVMLLGGGGVGESPRSTGRTALVDLTEKKPRYRNGPELSEGTRYLNAVLTPDDKVFTSNGSGDYRGKGASDNHKAQIFDPRTRAFTRVADPAVGRNYHSEALLLPDGRIAVFGSDPLFADRANSRGGEFEKRIEVYTPPYLYARTRPAAAHGPAEVERGGTTRFTVAGAGKVRSVRLMRPSAVTHVTDVEQRSVALDFTRRGGTLSVKVPKSYSLVPRGWYMLFLTDARGTPSQAKWVHVK, from the coding sequence GTGAGATTCAGACCCAGCCCCCGCACCCGCAAGATGGCGGTCGGTGCCCTCGCACTGAGTGCGGTCGGCGCGATGAACGCCCCGGCGGTCATCGGCTATGCCTCGCACAAGTACCACGAGTACAAGATCAATCAGCCGTCCTACAAGGCACGGTACGGCCACTGGGACCTGGTCGACGTCCCGGAGCGCTACCGGATCAACTCCATCCACGCCGCGCTGCTGCACACCGGCAAGGTGCTGATGATCGCCGGTTCCGGCAACGACGAGAAGAACTTCGACGCCGGCACCTTCCAGAGCGTGCTGTGGGACCCGGTGAAGAACACCTTCAAGGAGATCCACACCCCCAAGGACATGTTCTGCGCCGGCCACGCCCAACTGCCCGGCGGCAAGCTGCTGGTCGCGGGCGGCACCCGCCGGTACGAGAAGCTCAAGGGCGACGTCACCCGGGCCGGCGGCCTGATGGTCGTCAAGAACGAGGACCCCGACAAGCCCAGGACCCTGCCCAAGGGCACCGTCTTCCGCAGCCCGAAGGGCGTCGAATACCGCTCGCAGTTCCCGGTGGTCGTGCCGCGCGCCAAGAAGAGCGCCACGCCCGACGGGAGCGGCAAGCTGCGGGTCACGGCGCGCGAGGCGCGGGTGTTCGTCGAGGCCGTGCGGCGCGGGAAGGCCGGGGTGACCAACGCGGCCGCGCAGTACAGCATCAAGGGGCTCAAGGGCGCGGACGCCCGTAACCACTACGGGCTGGCGACCAAGCTCGGCCTGGACAAGAAGGACTTCCAGGGGCTGAAGGACGCGTACGAGTTCGACCCGGTCGCCGAGCGGTACCTCCGCGTCGACCCGATGCGCGAGGCCCGCTGGTACCCGACCCTGGTGACCCTCAAGAGCGGCAAGGTCCTCGCGGTGTCCGGGCTGGACGACATGGGTCAGATCATCCCGGGCAAGAACGAGATCTACGACCCGAGGACCCGCAAGTGGTCCAAGGGGCCGAACCGTTACTTCCCGACCTACCCCGCGCTCTTCCTGACCGGCGACGGCACGCTCTTCTACTCCGGTTCCAACGCCGGCTACGGCCCGGCCGAGAAGGGCCGCGTGCCCGGCATCTGGAACGTGAAGAAGAACACCTTCACCCCCGTACCGGGACTGCCGCAGCCCGGCCTGACCGAGACCTCGGCGTCCGTGCTGCTGCCGCCCGCCCAGAAGCAGCAGGTCATGCTCCTCGGCGGAGGCGGCGTCGGCGAGTCCCCGCGGTCCACCGGCCGCACCGCGCTGGTGGACCTGACGGAGAAGAAGCCGCGGTACCGGAACGGACCCGAGCTGTCGGAGGGCACCCGCTACCTCAACGCGGTGCTCACCCCGGACGACAAGGTGTTCACCAGCAACGGGTCCGGCGACTACCGCGGCAAGGGCGCCAGCGACAACCACAAGGCCCAGATCTTCGACCCGCGCACGCGTGCCTTCACCCGGGTCGCCGACCCGGCGGTGGGCCGCAACTACCACTCCGAGGCGCTGCTGCTGCCGGACGGCCGGATCGCGGTCTTCGGCTCGGACCCGCTCTTCGCGGACCGGGCGAACAGCCGGGGCGGGGAGTTCGAGAAGCGCATCGAGGTCTACACGCCGCCGTACCTCTACGCGCGGACGCGGCCCGCGGCGGCGCACGGCCCGGCCGAGGTGGAGCGGGGCGGGACGACCCGCTTCACCGTGGCCGGTGCCGGGAAGGTGCGGTCCGTCCGGCTGATGCGCCCGAGCGCCGTCACCCATGTCACCGACGTGGAGCAGCGGTCCGTCGCGCTGGACTTCACGCGGCGCGGCGGGACCCTGTCGGTGAAGGTGCCCAAGAGCTATTCGCTGGTGCCCCGGGGCTGGTACATGCTCTTCCTCACGGACGCGCGGGGGACTCCGTCGCAGGCGAAGTGGGTTCACGTGAAGTGA